AATACAGATAAAAATGGATTAGGGTGAAGGTGAGCAATAGGACCGATAAAGAGTTAGTAAATAACCGGGATAAGGATAGATTGGTTTTCTCTCTGCGTAATAagtaataaggaagaaagagtttGTGGATTTAAGAGGATGAGGATAAATCGCTTTTATCCTAGTTACGAGTTGAGAGAATGAGGACTGGACGCTTCTCCGTATACAAAGAGGAGTATTGACAAAGAAGCGTGTAAAATTACATGATGATTAATCTTCACTTGTctgtctgtaaaaaaaaaaaatattaaaaagaagagTTTGTGGGTCAAGAAGATGAGGAATTGACCTTATTTCTGTGTTGGAGTAagcatcaataaaaaaaaaggaatttgtGAGGTAATAAAAAAGGACAGAACGCGATAATAAAGAAGTATGAGTCTGcgagggaagaggacgaggattgGTGTCTTGGTTCTGTGTAATGAGCAAtactaaagaagaataagagaatgaggGTTGGTCGCTTCTCTGCCCCCGTTCACCATGATGGGAGGGGATGGATGCCGTGTCGTGTTCGCGTCGCCTGTCAGACCCGGCAAGCACAATCCATCGGCCGCCCATTGTTCCTCCTCGTCCGCGCCGCCTGAACAGGGAACTCAATGGCATAATGACATGGAACTATTTCTTTACCGACCCGAACGTCCTTGAACTGAATGGGCGgccggcggagggagggagggatggggagagagggaggacaagCGGGCAGGAAGGAAGTCCAGCTGCCTCATCCCCGCAACGCTCAGGCAcggacgagggaggaagggagggaggaaggtcttGTTGGTCTCGCTACCCtgaccctttcctctccttccttcgcctcccttcccttccctcatctcactccctctccttctcccttcgcctccccacaccccctcttctttcttcacctccctcccttcccccatcccacgcctctccttctcccttcgcctcccccctttcctctctttctcccttcgcctcccttccctcatcccacGCCTCCCTTTCCTCAGTTCTGTAGTTTTTATCGCCATTAAGTGTGACGCCTGAGCATTAATTACAGTGTTTGCGCCGCGGCTCCATCGTTCATTATGTTAAGTACGGACCATTTTTTAGGGGGTCGATGTCTTAACTACACCGCTGCTCCTCGATTTCCTGCACTATGAAACCCTAAACTTGAGAGGTTAATTATACTCATTTACACCGTACCCTCAAGACTCATTACGTTAATCACATCGTAGCCTTGTGTCGGGAGGGTGCTGGGTgctgggggaggggtgggggaaggggtaccagggaggggagtaggggaagggggtaagggaaggggcaccagggagggggtaggggaagggttaccagggaggggggtgggggaaggggtactagggaggggggtgggggaaggggtaccagggatggggtgggggaggggctgcagggaggaaggggagaagaagtacAGCACCCGCAGCATCAGGAAATGTTAAGCATCGGGGACAAATCACGGAGTCAAGGCGCAGATTGAGGGTGACGAAACACGGTAATACACGTCACAAGACCTCGTTCCCGGGGCGCCGAGCGAACTGAAGGTCCTGCCAGTTAGGCTTTTTACGTCAGGGCGCCGCGCGGGAGCCTAGCGAAGGTCAACGCGCCAGCAGGGAAGACGACGACCTGTGCGCCTCACTTCCGCCCTAAAAACACAACCTAAATGCGCTGCGAAAAACTGGACGCCCCGGAAAGCCTGAGTGACCTCCACCCAGCCGAACCTGAGCAGACGTGACGAGACACTATGCAGCAGAACAGCGGTAGGCGAGGACGAGACGGAGCGGCGCCGGCAGGTGAGGGCAGCAGGGACATCATGGCGGTGAGGGGTTGGATATAAGACAGGCTGGTGCAAGTTGATGATGAGAAGGTGTGGAGGGTGAAGGGTGTTAcaagggcaggggggagggggcgtggtgTCTGGATGAGCTGATACTCTAACAAGGCGAAGAATAAGGGAGTGAGAAGCAGCCAGCTGAGGCCAATAAATACAtcagagcctcctcctcctcctcctcctcctcctgctgctcctcctcctcctcccccttctcctcctgctcctcgtcgcCTCTTCTGAATCCTCGCAATTAATTCAGGAGTGAGACGCACCGGGAGAGCGAGGTCGAGCTCGACACTCAATAGATTCAAGGACACGGAATATACTTTAAGAGGATTAAGTTTACCCGGACGGAGAGGTCGACGCCACCAAGCCCGGCCAGACTTTACACTTCTCACTCTACACGAGCATGAACATGTTAAATTTATATATGTGTAATGGGAGATGATGTATAATTATCTGTATATTTATTGACTTATTTACTTCAACATATCGTCGTCGAGGTCATTGATGTAGTTAACGGACTTACACCGATGTGATCGCCGTTGGCCCCCGCCGTCTGCACACAAGGCTGCCGGATCCCGTCCTTCCGTGCGGCGGCTGTAAATGAATTTGTCTCAGTTTTATCGCCAGAAAAATAGGCCACAAAGGTGCACGGACAGCAAACTTTGGCGAGAGAGAAACTCAGGAAGAGCCGAGGCACCGCCAAGGCTCCGCCGCGACACACTCCCGCCGCCGCGCGGTCTTCACACTAACCTGGTTATGCACGCCTTTGATATTCCCTTCAAGTTTTCACCTTGTGCCCGGCCCTTAAAACACTCaacgaaaaaagataaataaaaaaggtggagaaaagacaaacaaaaaggtGGTTCAATCCTGGTCTCGCGGTCCCCCCGCCCCAACCCCCCCACGCCCCCGCTGATTAATGGTCCTTGCGGCTGACACAAAACCACAACAAAGAAAGCGTCGGTGAGACACTGCCTTGTCGCAACAGAAGATGCAAAAAGATGCGAGGTAAAAATGAAGGACAGACGTTGATTATGCAATTACCGAGTAAAGGCATAGGTCCTGCGCGTCATTTGCAGAGGAAGTAAGACATAAACAACGCCTCCCAGGGCTGAGGGGGAGaacaaggaagacgaggagggacgAGACAACACAGGTGAGCCTGGcgcgtgggcggcggcggcggcaccagaCCACGGAAGAAAAGGTGTCTGAACTTTTTGTCTGGCGGCGCTGCGATTAGTCTGATGGGGAAGGGTTCATGTGTGAGTCATGAGGCAGCCCATCAAACACCTTTCTAACGCTCCAGATTGTTCTGCCGCCAAGAACAGCGCGCGGGCTTGGGACACTACTTAGCTAAAGATGGGACTTCCTTCACCGCCGCCAAGGACACCCGGAGCAACGGATATTATGAGGAAGACAAGGGCGCTCCGGCCACGTTTCTTCAGCGCCTGCGGGGTGCCTGGCGAAGACTGATTAGTCCAGGAAGCCGGGAAGACGTGCGGGAATATATAGGTCAAGGTTCGAGGCACGGAATGAGGTAAGTATGACACGGCGAGAAAACAAGACCAAGACATCCATTGGATTCGCTCTCCGTCCATGACTTTTTGGCACACATGAGCAGCGGTCCGCCTCAACGCCTCAGTGCTCCCTCCGAGGCGACTCACAGGCAGACTACAAGACGTGGCCAGCATGTCTTGAGGGGCGAGGCAAGGCGGCCTGCATCCTGTACACGACGCGGGAAAACTATTCTAGGCATCGGCGTCCCACGGGGCAGAAGGTCATGTGACGCTTGCTGTTTGACGATGTCCGGGGCGTCGCCGGCACACCGAAGCTGACCTCCCACTCAAGGGCGCCGCTTGAGGGTTCGGGGTGGGTGGTGGTCGGGGCTTAGGGGGAACAGGTGGAAGGGGAGTGGAGCCTCGCGCTGTAAAAAGGAGCATAACAAGGATAACCACACAAGGACTGCAGCCTCGCCATTTCCCGCTTACCCCAGACCCTTCACGTGAATATACCAACTTTTTTCTACGAAGCATAATTGTGATGCATGCCTTCGAACTTCACGACATTTATCTAAGCTGGTGACGGAGCTAATATTATGCATTTAAGTGGTGGCCGCATCGCAATCAACCCCCTGCTAACACCGCCCACCTGCAGGCACGCATCAGTATAGTCATCAGTCGGTGCAAGAAGTCAGTAAACGAGTAATCAATTATTATTATAAGCAATTAGTATCAGCCAGACACTTGTAATGGTGATGAACGGCGCCGCTGCAGCCTTGCCGTGGGTGATCCCCCTCATTGTAGCAAAATATAAAGAAGTCACTAATGTTTCTGAACACTTATCCATGCGAGTCACGAACACGGATTCTCAAAGGCAATGGACGCATGCATGAACAACATTTGAGTGAGTGTTTAATGAAGATACACTTGCCCTCCTTATATAGCTCATTAAATGCACTTTCCGACCTATTAACtagaggtaaaaaaaaacgttatctctctctctctctctctctctctctctctctctctctctctctctctctcataggattAAATTCGCGAtacttcttcctctgttcctctctcccttccctcccgcaaCCCTTACCTACGaccagggagggggtgaggggcacacgtagggagtgagggggggagaggggaggggggcaagggagCTGGCAGAGGCATTACACGCACATCAGATAAATAATTCACAACCTTACACCATcaatctcctctccccttttgctTTCCTTATCCCCCTTTGTATCTGACTGACTAACCCACTTCCTTGAttaaaaaatgaatgagagagagacgcaggtggCCGAGGTGTTGGACAAGGCGGGGGTGGAGATCGAGggtccgtctgtctgttcgtccgtCCTTCAGCTCCTTCACAAGTGTGCCGCGTTTGACAAGTGTTGCGAACGAGAAGTCAGTGTgtcgaggtgaggtgaggtgagcacAGGTGTTGCAtggcgaggggaaggggggggtgaggtgggggcTAAGATGCTTCCTCAAGGCTGCcagaacgtgtgtgtgtatgtgggggtgggggggagctggggggggggggtaagagggtCGGTCATGAAGCTCCGGGCGGCACACAAGGGCGGACGGCGTGAAGAGTGACCAATCCGCGGCGGCCTCACAAACACAGCTCCGAGGAGGACGAGTATTTACAGCCGCGAGCAGGAAGATGCCTTGCACGGTGTTTAtctagcgacacacacacacacacacacacacacacacacacacacacacacacacacacacacacacacacacacacacacacacacacacacacacacacacacacacacacggacctccttctctccctctctcactcactccctgcaATATCTGGCGTGTCTACTTTGAGTCGTGGTATGTCGTCGCTGCTCCCAAACACCTGCGAGTGTGGCTAACAGGTGCACGcctcacgcccacgcccacagcACGCCTTCTACAGTATtcatgcttacacacacacacacacacacacacacacacacacacacacacacacacacacacacactattctaatccaccccttcctttctcagtcttcctctgttcttttctttaccctccttccttacttctttcccctATCGCCTCTCTATCGTAAGCTCCCCTTGTTTCCTTTCTAAcccttctttttccctattttccttttccaacccattccctccttcctctgcctatCTCACTTACCCatctctttccttacccttctaccttcctttccttcgtcattacctccctgttcctctcctaacccttcccttcctccctatctcaccatctccatcaccatctATCTCCGCACCCCCCTTTACCATTTCTCTTTACCCATATATGTCGCACCCCTCTCAGCCTCACCCTATACCTactaccttcctcccccttcttccccctacccttccatctccctcccccttcttccccctaccctttcatctccctcccccttcttccccctttctgaCCTCACCCTCACATACCTAAAGGGGTGACTTTGGCCGCACCTTCGCCGCCCTCCGCCCCTCCCTACGCCCACGCGGTTGTACCTCAGGGATGCCTCTCCTCGGGGGGGCGTGAGGGCGGacgcgacggcggcggcggcgtccacGTCATCGCCTCGTTGGGGTATCTTGTTTGAGACGCTATAATTTTTGTGTCCACATGAAGATAGATTAAATGCGAGATTGTGAGGGAGACGTGCCGGCGCTGACGTGGCTGACGGAGAGGAAATCAGCGTGTCGGCATGTGCGGATGtgcgagggagggagtggatgagggaGACGTCAGGGGTGtagtgtgggtggggggaggggaggagagggtgcaCGGTGGGATGGTGACGGGGAGAAAGGTTAGGGGAGAATAGAGATTTGGGTTGACTGGGACATGAGGAGACgaaaaaaatgacaatgaagtgaagggaagatgggaggaaggaaaacgagaagcaGGAAATGAAGCAGGGCAgcataaagagaaagggagaggaaaattaaaGCTGAGCGAGGGATGGTTGATGAATAAACCTAAGCGGGGGATGATTAAtgaagaggaaggcaggagaaAGAGGCGACAGAGTTAGAGAAGTGACGGAAAAGTACCTGAGAGAAACGCATTGAGACGGAAAAGTTAGAAATGGTTccggaaaagataaaaaaaggacagTACGAAAGAGAAcaggtggaaaagagagagagagagagagagagagagagagagagagagagagagagagagagagagagagagagagagagagagagagagagagagagagagagagagagagagagagagagagagagagagagagagagagagagagagagagagagagagagagagagagagagagagagagagagagagagagagagagagagagagagagagagagagagagagagagagagagagagagagagagagagagagagagagagagagagagtcagagagagagatcgagagagagagagagagagagagagagagagagagagagagagagagagagagagagagagaaggtgaaattTGGGATGACTAAGGAAATGTAGGGACATGGAAAGGAAATTACTGTTGAGGGATAACAATTGCCCTTACAAGACGAAACATTGCCCCCCCACCCACGCACCGACGAACCTacatacacactcactcacccacgcactcatccacccaaacaaacacacagacacacactcacaccacagacgagacagagagacaagatcaccacacacccacacccatccacccacgcaccccacccccacacacaccacagacgAGAGAGACAagattaccacacacacacacacacacacacacacacacacacacacacacacacacacactcacaccacagACGAGACGAGACAATATAACAATTAcccccccaacccacccacccacgcactcAACCACCCACCCAAACAAACAATTACGCAGCACAGACGATACCGAGACAAGATTACCAGCGCGACATCACGACACCCCACTCGCTATCTCCTCCACTTGTTGCCAGTCCCCTTGACCTTccaccgccacgcacacacacatacacggaacTTCCTTATAAAAGTATCACTACGGCCGATAAGGGAAGTGACACCTGGCGACTTCCCACGAGGACGACTTTTGGGTGTAATTAAGGTATACACAGGTGGAGTTAGGAGCATAtggtacagctgcgcgtggcctcagtgttctTAATTTAGGTACACGgcaaaaataatgaagggaaaaatgaaagaaaaagctgacagaggaaagataataaagatagagatagatcgATACAGATAGAAGTGGATAGATagaggtcaacacacacacacacacacacacacacacacacacacacacacacacacacacacacacacacacacacacatgcataaacacaaacacaagcacatACACACATCAAGCCAAACATACAccgtctcccgccctccctccttccttcctgcctgactgctgcctcttcctcctcctcctcctcctcccccccggacacacacacacaggtaatataGGCCAGGTGGAGGAGGTGTGTTTGCCGCCTCGCCTCGCCAAGACTGTAGGGCAATGGGTCACAATGTAGGGCGCGCCGGAGGAGAGAAAGTATAGGACAGTGGGTAGACtagccccccctctcccccctcctcctcgtcctcctcctcctcttctgccgcAAACGAGAGAAATTTCATGGAGCggcgacaaagagagagagagagagagagagagagagagagagagagagagagagagagagagagagagagagagagagagagagagagagagagagagagagagagagagagagagagagagagagaacgaaaagatagatagatagatagatagacacatatatagagagagagtgcGTACCGACAATATTAGaaacagatacagacatacagataaacagCAACGTACAGACGCTAATAAACGTAAAGAAAGAGGCAGCGAGACAGACTGACGTAAATGCAGACAAACAGAGATCAACACtatacgatgaaaaaaaaaacaataaccaaCAAGGACACAGATATACTCTTAACTCAAAAtagaatgacagacagatatagacatgAAGCCCGTTACAGACCTAATACATACAAATTAGTATATACACacagagtacaaaaaaaaataatagagcaGACAGGACCATGCAGAAAcagaagacaaacagacatgAAGCAAATATAGAAACAGGAAACAAAGCGAACTGTGAGACACgattagagaaagagatagagaacaaGCGAACcaaccagcgagagagagagagagagagagagagagagagagaaagccgagGGGAGACTAGCGAGGAATTCATGACTTGGGGTGAAAGCTTCATATCGTAAGAAGACACTTGAGGTCACCTGGAGAGGCATTGGAAAGTTCATTAGGAGCCCCGATTggaaggattagagagagagagagagagagagagagagagagagagagagagagagagagagagagagagagagagagagagagagagagagagagagagagagagagagagagagagagagagagagagaatggataaacACAGAGAGctggataaatagatatagatagagagaggctTAATTAAACaggaaataatatgaaaaacGATTAAGATTGAGATAGAGAGGGGGAAGATAAGAGACGAGACAGAAACAGATGAacgaagagataaggagggagaactAAAAACAAACTTATTCATAAACTAGGAAGCtgagaaacaaatacaaatatcgacataaagaaaaagagaaaatgaagaaagaaagactacACACAGAActacacagaaaaagaaaaagagaaaattaagaaagaaagactaCACAGAGAACtacacagaaagagaaaaagagaaaatgaagaaagaaagactacACACAGAACtacacagaaagagaaaaagagaaaatgaagaaagaaagactacACACAGAACtacacagaaagagaaaaagagaaaatgaagaaagaaagactacACACAGAACtacacagaaagagaaaaagagaaaatgaagaaagaaagactacACACAGAACtacacagaaagagaaaaagagaaaataaatgaatgaggaaaga
Above is a window of Eriocheir sinensis breed Jianghai 21 chromosome 8, ASM2467909v1, whole genome shotgun sequence DNA encoding:
- the LOC126995353 gene encoding uncharacterized protein LOC126995353, with the protein product MLSHRQAGRGGPGRDRDEVQGRRRVCLCPCACVDGNPKATPLGREGRRGHVTSGAVPLTLGRRRSPEVLQSPAITGTPPRQHTHEAEVSGRVCGGTIYLCLIKYYNQIHLLFRCPATSAPARLPHNLAFNLSSCGHKNYSVSNKIPQRGDDVDAAAAVASALTPPRGEASLRYNRVGVGRGGGRRRCGQSHPFSRRTEGRDPAALCADGGGQRRSHRCKSVNYINDLDDDMLK